The proteins below are encoded in one region of Defluviitalea raffinosedens:
- the leuA gene encoding 2-isopropylmalate synthase, with protein MRSMNYQKYRPYPPLNLKNRRWPDQTITTAPIWCSVDLRDGNQALEIPMNLEQKLKLFHFLVKMGFKEIEVGFPAASETEFKFVRKLIEDNLIPEDVTIQVLTQAREHIIKRTFEALEGAKRAIVHLYNSTSVLQREVVFKKNKEEIKALAVEGTKIVKALADEREKGSIILEYSPESFTGTEVDYAVEICEAVMDVWQPTPEHKAIINLPATVEMSTPNIYADQIEYFGDHIKGRDSIIISVHTHNDRGTAVAASELAMLAGAERVEGTLFGNGERTGNADIITLGMNLFSQGIDPELDFSDANAIVEIYKENVRMDVSPRHPYVGDLVYTAFSGSHQDAIKKGMDRYKKEKPKYWEVPYLPIDPADIGRSYDPIIRINSQSGKGGVSYILENEFGFRLPRSMQQEFSVIITNESDYKQEELSPQEIYDIFIREYTNIYSPVSLKKYNVTTEDDSITISAIATIDGTEAKLSGEGNGPIDALCNALTQYAPVSFKVVEYEEHSLEQGSNSRAVSYIKLQDENGKSYFGAGIHSNINTSSIQALINAFNKMVKALTKK; from the coding sequence ATGAGAAGTATGAATTATCAAAAGTATCGACCTTATCCACCGTTAAACTTGAAAAACAGAAGATGGCCTGATCAAACTATTACAACAGCGCCTATTTGGTGCAGTGTAGACTTAAGAGACGGAAATCAGGCTTTAGAAATTCCTATGAATCTTGAGCAGAAATTAAAATTGTTTCACTTCCTTGTAAAGATGGGATTTAAGGAAATTGAAGTAGGATTTCCTGCAGCTTCAGAAACAGAATTTAAATTTGTAAGAAAACTTATTGAAGACAATTTAATTCCAGAGGATGTAACCATACAAGTATTAACACAGGCGAGAGAGCACATCATAAAAAGAACATTTGAAGCCCTGGAAGGAGCAAAGAGAGCGATCGTTCACTTATATAATTCTACTTCTGTACTTCAAAGGGAAGTTGTATTTAAGAAGAATAAAGAAGAAATCAAAGCATTGGCTGTTGAAGGGACAAAAATAGTAAAAGCACTGGCGGATGAAAGAGAAAAAGGAAGCATCATTTTAGAATATTCTCCAGAAAGTTTTACAGGAACAGAAGTAGACTATGCAGTAGAAATTTGTGAAGCAGTGATGGATGTATGGCAGCCTACGCCTGAACATAAAGCAATTATTAATCTGCCTGCTACAGTAGAAATGTCCACGCCTAATATTTATGCAGATCAAATCGAATATTTTGGAGATCATATTAAAGGCAGGGATTCCATCATTATAAGCGTCCACACTCATAATGACAGAGGAACTGCTGTGGCTGCTTCTGAATTGGCAATGCTTGCTGGTGCTGAAAGAGTAGAAGGAACTTTGTTTGGAAACGGAGAAAGAACGGGGAATGCGGACATTATTACCCTTGGAATGAATTTATTCTCCCAGGGTATAGACCCAGAACTGGATTTTAGCGATGCCAATGCAATTGTAGAGATTTATAAAGAAAATGTAAGAATGGATGTATCTCCAAGACATCCTTATGTAGGGGATTTGGTATATACTGCATTTTCTGGATCTCATCAGGATGCCATTAAAAAAGGTATGGACAGATACAAAAAAGAAAAACCAAAATATTGGGAAGTACCCTATCTTCCTATTGATCCTGCGGACATAGGAAGAAGCTACGATCCGATTATCCGCATCAACAGCCAATCCGGCAAAGGCGGTGTAAGTTATATTTTAGAAAATGAATTTGGGTTCCGTCTTCCTCGATCTATGCAGCAGGAATTCAGTGTAATCATTACCAATGAATCTGACTATAAGCAGGAAGAGCTGTCGCCACAAGAGATTTACGATATTTTTATAAGAGAATATACGAATATTTATTCACCTGTTTCATTAAAAAAATATAATGTTACAACAGAGGATGATTCCATTACCATTTCTGCGATTGCGACAATCGATGGAACAGAAGCAAAACTGAGTGGAGAAGGTAACGGACCAATTGATGCTTTATGTAATGCCTTAACACAATATGCACCTGTAAGTTTTAAAGTAGTAGAATATGAGGAACATTCTTTAGAACAAGGGTCTAATTCGAGGGCAGTGTCCTATATAAAATTACAGGATGAGAATGGCAAATCTTATTTTGGTGCAGGAATCCACAGCAATATTAATACTTCATCTATTCAGGCGCTTATTAATGCATTTAATAAAATGGTAAAGGCGTTGACAAAGAAATAA
- a CDS encoding phage holin family protein: MADETRNRTNNEGNFSIGHVLLRLLGTAVVLAITAFFTPGFSIANLWSLIVASIVITAIDYLIEKVTGIDASPFGRGIVGFIVSVAIIYFTKYLVQGFDVTLWGAIIGSIVIGIINALTPGRAL, encoded by the coding sequence ATGGCTGATGAAACACGTAACAGAACCAATAATGAAGGTAATTTTAGCATTGGACATGTATTGCTGCGATTACTAGGTACAGCAGTCGTTCTAGCAATAACTGCATTCTTTACCCCTGGATTTAGTATTGCTAATTTATGGTCACTCATTGTTGCTTCCATTGTTATTACTGCAATAGACTATCTGATAGAAAAAGTTACAGGAATTGATGCTTCTCCTTTTGGAAGAGGGATCGTAGGATTCATCGTATCTGTTGCCATTATATATTTTACAAAATATCTGGTGCAAGGTTTTGATGTAACCCTTTGGGGAGCCATTATTGGTTCTATCGTTATCGGAATCATTAATGCACTTACTCCCGGACGAGCACTATAA
- a CDS encoding sugar kinase, translated as MELITFGESMVLFNPGSKGPLRYVNNFYKTIAGAESNVAIGLARLGHEVGWFSKLGDDEFGRYIKATIRGEGVDVSRVRTDPQNNTGLIFKERFAHVNPNVYYYRKNSAAANITPEDLDEEYIKTAKILHLTGITPALSQSARETVFRAIQIAKDNGVLVSFDPNIRLKLWSVNEARPVLLKIAESADVIFPGIDEGKILLGMEKPEEIAKAFIDMGCKIIAIKLGKEGCYVANKDQGEYVAGYPVDEVEDTVGAGDGYAAGFLSGILRNLSLSECAQYANGVGAMATLVSGDMEGLPTYLQLLEFIGKTEHIDR; from the coding sequence ATGGAGCTGATTACTTTTGGAGAATCAATGGTATTATTTAATCCAGGATCAAAAGGACCTCTTCGTTATGTCAATAATTTTTATAAAACTATAGCTGGTGCAGAGTCTAATGTGGCCATAGGTCTTGCAAGACTTGGACATGAAGTAGGATGGTTTTCAAAATTAGGAGATGACGAATTTGGAAGATATATAAAGGCAACCATCAGAGGGGAAGGGGTTGATGTTTCCAGAGTAAGAACGGATCCCCAGAATAATACGGGATTGATATTTAAAGAACGTTTTGCCCATGTTAATCCTAATGTATATTACTATCGCAAAAATTCTGCTGCTGCGAATATAACCCCGGAGGATCTGGATGAGGAATATATAAAAACAGCAAAAATACTGCATTTGACAGGCATAACTCCAGCGCTTTCTCAGTCAGCAAGAGAGACTGTATTCAGAGCTATTCAAATAGCTAAGGACAATGGGGTTTTAGTATCTTTTGACCCCAATATAAGATTAAAACTTTGGAGCGTTAATGAGGCAAGACCAGTGTTGCTAAAGATTGCAGAATCTGCAGATGTGATTTTCCCTGGAATTGATGAAGGCAAAATTTTGTTGGGAATGGAAAAACCAGAGGAAATTGCAAAAGCATTCATAGATATGGGATGCAAAATAATAGCAATTAAACTTGGGAAAGAAGGATGCTACGTAGCCAATAAAGACCAGGGAGAATATGTTGCCGGGTATCCCGTGGATGAAGTAGAAGATACTGTAGGGGCAGGAGATGGATATGCAGCAGGATTCTTATCAGGCATCTTAAGAAATTTATCTTTATCAGAATGTGCACAGTATGCTAATGGTGTAGGAGCTATGGCTACTTTAGTGAGCGGAGATATGGAAGGCCTTCCAACTTACCTTCAGCTATTGGAATTCATCGGTAAAACAGAGCATATTGATCGATAA
- a CDS encoding sugar kinase → MSKKIVTMGEIMLRLSTPGYLKFEQANSFDVVYGGGEANVAVSVANYGLDAYFVTKLPKNPIGQSAINSLRQFGVHTDYIARGGERIGIYYLETGASMRPSKVVYDRAHSAIAEADVSDFDFDKIFEGADWFHFSGITPAISDKAAELTEAALKAAKKHGVTVSVDLNYRKKLWSPEKAQKVMTNLMQYVDVCIGNEEDAEKVLGFKPGETDVTKGELELEGYKNIFKAMKEKFGFKYVVTTLRESYSASDNGWSALIYDGNEFYRSRKYDIRIVDRVGGGDSFAGGLIYGLVTGQNFKDALEFAVAASALKHTIPGDFNHASLDEVMTLVKGDASGRVQR, encoded by the coding sequence ATGAGTAAAAAAATTGTTACTATGGGAGAAATCATGCTTCGTCTTTCAACACCTGGTTATTTAAAATTTGAGCAGGCGAATTCTTTTGACGTTGTATATGGTGGTGGAGAAGCTAATGTGGCTGTATCTGTAGCAAACTATGGACTGGATGCTTATTTTGTAACCAAGCTCCCTAAAAACCCAATTGGACAGTCCGCAATAAACAGCTTAAGACAATTTGGAGTGCATACAGATTATATTGCGCGCGGCGGAGAAAGAATTGGTATCTATTATTTAGAAACAGGAGCATCCATGCGTCCTTCCAAGGTTGTTTATGACAGAGCTCATTCTGCCATCGCAGAAGCAGATGTTTCTGATTTTGATTTTGATAAAATTTTCGAAGGAGCAGACTGGTTCCATTTTAGCGGAATTACTCCTGCAATCAGCGATAAAGCAGCCGAACTTACAGAAGCAGCTTTAAAAGCAGCTAAAAAACACGGTGTAACTGTAAGCGTGGATTTAAACTACAGAAAGAAATTATGGTCTCCGGAAAAAGCACAAAAAGTAATGACCAACTTAATGCAATACGTAGATGTATGTATTGGAAATGAAGAAGATGCTGAAAAAGTATTAGGATTCAAACCTGGAGAAACCGATGTAACCAAAGGTGAATTAGAATTAGAAGGCTACAAAAATATCTTTAAAGCTATGAAAGAAAAATTCGGTTTTAAATATGTAGTAACCACTTTAAGAGAAAGCTATTCTGCATCCGATAATGGATGGAGTGCTTTAATATATGACGGAAACGAATTTTATCGTTCCAGAAAATATGATATTCGTATCGTTGACCGTGTAGGTGGTGGCGACTCTTTTGCAGGAGGATTAATTTATGGTTTGGTTACTGGTCAAAACTTCAAAGATGCATTAGAGTTCGCAGTTGCAGCTTCCGCACTGAAACATACCATCCCAGGAGATTTTAACCATGCTTCATTAGATGAAGTAATGACCCTTGTTAAGGGAGATGCTTCTGGCAGGGTTCAACGATAA
- a CDS encoding bifunctional 4-hydroxy-2-oxoglutarate aldolase/2-dehydro-3-deoxy-phosphogluconate aldolase, with protein sequence MISKIETLKKIMDVGIVAVVRAENEEKAEKIAQACIEGGIPAIEVTFTVPRADRVIESLKSKFTKDELIVGAGTVLDSETARVAILAGAEYIVSPGFDLETAKLCNRYQIPYMPGCMTITEMIRAMEAGADVIKVFPGSAYGPDIIKAIKGPLPQAVLMPTGGVSLDNVDQWIKNGCVAVGVGGELTAGAKSGNYGLITETAKQFIEKIKQARN encoded by the coding sequence ATGATTTCTAAAATCGAAACTTTAAAAAAGATTATGGATGTCGGTATTGTAGCAGTTGTTAGAGCTGAAAATGAAGAAAAAGCTGAAAAGATTGCTCAGGCTTGTATTGAAGGGGGAATTCCTGCAATCGAAGTTACTTTTACCGTTCCCAGAGCAGATAGAGTGATAGAATCATTAAAATCTAAATTCACTAAAGATGAATTAATCGTTGGAGCAGGTACAGTATTGGACAGTGAAACTGCAAGAGTAGCTATCCTGGCTGGAGCAGAGTACATCGTTAGTCCAGGATTTGATTTAGAAACAGCAAAATTATGTAACAGATATCAAATTCCTTATATGCCTGGATGTATGACCATTACAGAAATGATTCGTGCAATGGAAGCAGGGGCAGATGTTATTAAAGTGTTCCCAGGCAGTGCCTATGGACCAGACATTATTAAAGCAATTAAAGGGCCTCTTCCACAGGCTGTATTGATGCCTACTGGTGGAGTAAGTTTAGATAATGTAGATCAATGGATTAAAAATGGATGTGTTGCTGTAGGTGTTGGCGGAGAATTAACTGCCGGGGCAAAAAGTGGAAATTATGGGCTGATTACTGAAACAGCAAAACAATTTATAGAAAAGATCAAACAAGCTAGAAATTAA